A window of the Engystomops pustulosus unplaced genomic scaffold, aEngPut4.maternal MAT_SCAFFOLD_124, whole genome shotgun sequence genome harbors these coding sequences:
- the LOC140108396 gene encoding D-3-phosphoglycerate dehydrogenase-like — VYTALYTPLLPSTTGLIDDVAFSKCKRGVQVINCARGGIIDEAALLRALESGQCGGAGLDVFTEEPPRDRALADHPLVISLPHLGASTLEAQNRCGEEIAQQIVDLVKERALVGAVNAPALTKAFSPETRPWIRLGEALGRLLHSLLPQVGGEIQVTTTGDAVKNFGSFLCSAVAIGLLQNSDNKVNLVNSCFFAKQAGIQVISRHSLESPQNGLEVSGGGLRLIGGLLGDTPCLIQIGPSPFRSPVSLEGTLLLWTSETNLPKLVEGLAAAGVGLQTFHVSPGYTVASVSSPVSDVRTLGSCLQVTLPA; from the exons gtatacacagctctgtacactccgctcctgccctctactacag GTCTTATAGATGATGTCGCCTTTTCTAAGTGCAAACGTGGAGTCCAGGTCATTAACTGCGCCCGGGGGGGGATCATCGATGAGGCGGCTCTGCTGCGGGCGCTGGAGAGTGGGCAGTGCGGGGGCGCGGGGCTGGATGTCTTCACAGAG GAGCCTCCCCGGGACCGGGCCCTCGCCGACCATCCTCTGGTCATCAGCCTCCCGCACCTTGGGGCCAGCACCTTGGAGGCTCAGAACCGCTGCGGGGAGGAGATCGCTCAGCAGATTGTGGATCTGGTGAAGGAGCGTGCGCTGGTGGGGGCG GTCAATGCCCCGGCTCTTACCAAGGCCTTCTCTCCAGAGACCAGACCATGGATCAGGTTGGGTGAAGCTCTCGGTCGCCTTCTTCACTCGTTGTTGCCACAAGTCGGTGGAGAGATCCAGGTGACCACGACAG GGGACGCTGTGAAGAACTTTGGTTCCTTCCTCTGCTCAGCTGTGGCCATTGGACTGCTCCAAAATTCAGACAATAAGGTCAATCTGGTCAACTCGTGCTTCTTCGCCAAGCAGGCCGGAATCCAG GTGATTTCTCGACACTCCTTGGAATCCCCACAGAACGGGCTggaggtgtctggaggaggacTGAGGTTAATTGGGGGACTACTTGGTGACACTCCCTGCCTGATACAGATTGGACCTTCCCCCTTCAGGAGTCCGGTGTCACTGGAGGGGACTCTGCTGCTTTGGACCAGTGAGACAAATCTCCCCAAACTCGTAG AGGGTCTCGCGGCGGCCGGCGTTGGGCTCCAGACGTTCCACGTGTCGCCCGGATACACTGTGGCCTCAGTCTCATCTCCAGTCTCGGATGTGAGGACCCTGGGGTCCTGCCTGCAGGTCACTCTGCCCGCCTGA